Part of the Candidatus Methanosuratincola sp. genome, CCATGGGCCTCAACGTACTCGGGGGGCTCAGCCGCCCCGTTCTTGAGCACGACTTCCATCCCGGAGTTCCTCTGGGACCTGACCTCGGCGTACCCTGCCCCTTCCCTGATCAGGTAATCAAGCAGCCACTGGAGATCCATGGCAAACACCACTTCAGCGCGTAAGACAGCGACGCATCCGATCTCTTTCGGAACGCAATATTAAGGGTTTGCACCGGTCTGCGGCTCCAGGGAGGCTATCATCTCCTCCGCGGCAGGGGATTCGGCGCCGTAGATCTCCGACATGTACCTGATCCCCGTCTCGTTCGCCTCAGCCCCGTCCCACGACGCGACCGCGTCCCTGACGACCGCGACCCTGTACCCCCTGAAGAAGGCGTCCGCGGCGGTGTGCCTCACGCAGATGTTGGTGTCGATCCCCGTGATCGCCACCCGGTCCACCCCCAGCTCCCTCAGGAGCAGGTCCAGGTCGGTCTGGAAGAAGCCGCTGTACCTCCTCTTCCTCACCACAAAATCGCCATATTGTGGCTTAAGCTCCTCAACGACT contains:
- a CDS encoding isochorismatase family cysteine hydrolase; protein product: MATALLVIDMLNDFVSGKMRCEAAAAIIPKIRALADHFRRKGLPVVYICDTHFPGVDRELELWGDHAIAGTWGAEVVEELKPQYGDFVVRKRRYSGFFQTDLDLLLRELGVDRVAITGIDTNICVRHTAADAFFRGYRVAVVRDAVASWDGAEANETGIRYMSEIYGAESPAAEEMIASLEPQTGANP